From Paracoccus suum, the proteins below share one genomic window:
- a CDS encoding DUF599 domain-containing protein: MINLPAGLTFLDVASVALHLAAWGLVSHAIEHPRPDKPSVSAAMRVYRRGWMEQFLARDTRIFDGNILSILQHSTSFFASACMIAIGGGLALIGNADMVASMAQDVDVGPASPQALRIKIVLALILVINAFLKFVWALRLFGYCAILMASVPNDPAAPGARGLAMKAAEVNINAARNFNAGMRAIYFAISALAWLIGPWALTLATIVVTWSAWRREFASGSRRAILADDAAPPTN; encoded by the coding sequence ATGATTAACCTGCCCGCCGGCCTCACTTTTCTCGACGTCGCCTCCGTCGCGCTGCACCTCGCGGCCTGGGGTCTGGTCAGCCATGCAATCGAGCATCCGCGGCCGGACAAGCCCTCGGTTTCCGCTGCAATGCGGGTCTATCGGCGAGGCTGGATGGAGCAATTTCTGGCCCGCGACACGCGCATTTTCGACGGGAACATCCTGTCGATCCTGCAGCACAGCACCTCGTTCTTTGCATCGGCCTGCATGATCGCCATCGGGGGCGGCCTGGCGCTGATCGGCAATGCCGACATGGTGGCGAGCATGGCCCAGGACGTGGATGTCGGACCCGCCTCGCCGCAGGCGCTGCGCATCAAGATCGTGCTGGCGCTGATCCTGGTCATCAACGCTTTCCTCAAGTTCGTCTGGGCGCTGCGGCTGTTCGGATATTGCGCGATCCTGATGGCATCGGTCCCCAACGATCCGGCCGCGCCCGGGGCGCGGGGCCTCGCCATGAAGGCGGCCGAGGTGAACATCAACGCGGCCCGCAACTTCAACGCCGGGATGCGCGCGATCTATTTCGCGATCAGCGCCCTCGCCTGGCTGATCGGACCCTGGGCGCTGACCTTGGCAACCATCGTCGTCACCTGGTCGGCCTGGCGGCGCGAATTCGCCTCGGGATCGCGACGCGCAATTCTGGCCGACGACGCGGCCCCGCCTACCAACTGA
- a CDS encoding NrsF family protein, translated as MGLRDSMQTDMLIAAMAQDRQVPQAADLRRAALAWTLLALAAVAALSLVAMGLRPRLGWAMTNPPTMTKALLPLLVAMVALPAAVARARPEAAVPGPARWLLATLGLTAAIGLGLSLAVIPAAAWLKTALGHSALFCFVAIPLMSLPMLAALIGALARGGASTAPAVSGALAGLAAGGLAGAVYSLHCIEDAPLFFLVWYSLGVLVTAGLGALAGRRWLSW; from the coding sequence ATGGGGCTGAGGGATTCGATGCAGACCGACATGCTGATCGCAGCGATGGCGCAGGACAGGCAGGTGCCGCAGGCAGCGGATCTGCGCCGCGCCGCGCTCGCCTGGACGCTGCTGGCGTTGGCGGCGGTGGCGGCGCTTTCTCTGGTGGCCATGGGTCTGCGCCCGCGCCTTGGCTGGGCGATGACCAATCCGCCCACCATGACCAAGGCGCTGCTGCCGCTGCTGGTGGCGATGGTGGCGCTGCCGGCCGCCGTGGCCCGCGCGCGCCCTGAGGCTGCGGTGCCGGGGCCGGCCCGCTGGCTGCTGGCGACCCTCGGGCTTACGGCGGCGATTGGCCTCGGCCTGTCGCTGGCAGTGATCCCGGCGGCTGCGTGGCTAAAGACGGCGCTGGGTCATTCGGCGCTGTTCTGCTTTGTTGCCATTCCGCTGATGTCGCTGCCAATGCTGGCGGCGCTGATTGGGGCGCTGGCCCGGGGCGGCGCCAGCACCGCGCCCGCCGTCAGCGGCGCACTGGCGGGCCTTGCCGCCGGTGGCCTCGCCGGCGCAGTCTATTCCCTCCATTGTATCGAGGATGCGCCGCTGTTCTTTCTTGTCTGGTACAGCCTCGGCGTCCTTGTCACCGCCGGGCTTGGCGCGCTCGCCGGACGGCGCTGGCTCAGTTGGTAG
- a CDS encoding sigma-70 family RNA polymerase sigma factor → MTARDTENWEALLRAANAGDSAAYARFLTVVTPTIRGIVRSRAGTSAGGMDPADCEDVVQTVLLAIHLRRASWRPDAPVRPWLYAIARHKLIDALRARRLTLPLDDLAEVLPAPAPTDPADRVDAQRLLARLPPREAAILRATALEGHTAAEAGADLGMTEGAVRVALHRALRRLAAWRGEG, encoded by the coding sequence ATGACCGCCCGCGACACCGAGAATTGGGAGGCGCTGCTTCGTGCCGCCAATGCGGGCGATAGCGCGGCCTACGCCCGATTCCTCACCGTCGTGACCCCGACGATCCGGGGCATCGTGCGGTCTCGGGCGGGAACGAGTGCTGGCGGGATGGACCCGGCCGATTGCGAGGATGTGGTTCAGACCGTGTTGTTGGCGATTCACTTGCGGCGGGCAAGCTGGCGGCCCGATGCGCCGGTGCGGCCGTGGCTCTACGCCATCGCGCGGCACAAGCTGATCGATGCGCTGCGCGCACGCCGCCTGACGCTGCCGCTGGACGATCTGGCCGAGGTGCTGCCGGCGCCGGCGCCGACCGATCCCGCGGACCGCGTCGACGCCCAGCGCCTGCTGGCGCGGCTACCACCGCGCGAGGCGGCGATCCTGCGCGCCACCGCGCTGGAGGGGCACACCGCGGCCGAGGCGGGGGCCGATTTGGGAATGACCGAGGGCGCGGTGCGCGTGGCGCTGCACCGCGCCCTCAGGCGCCTCGCCGCCTGGCGGGGCGAGGGTTGA
- a CDS encoding LrgB family protein: protein MNPEPGTAALIWSYLSRGPLLWLTLTLAAYLVGDALSRRSGRKPWANPVLIAVILIGTVLELSGTDYADYFDGAQFVHFLLGPATVALALPLWDNLGRVRQAALPMAAALLAGSLTAVVVALGVAALCGLPPATLAALAPKSATAPVAIGIAERIGGAPTLTAVLVLATGIFGAIIATPLLNALRVRDWRARGFATGVAAHGIGTARALQVNQTAGAFAGIGMGLNAVMTAILAPWVLSLFL, encoded by the coding sequence ATGAATCCTGAGCCGGGTACGGCGGCGCTGATCTGGTCCTATCTCAGCCGCGGTCCACTGCTGTGGCTGACGCTGACGTTGGCCGCCTATCTGGTTGGCGACGCGCTGTCGCGGCGCAGCGGGCGAAAGCCATGGGCCAATCCGGTGCTGATCGCGGTGATTCTGATCGGCACCGTGCTGGAACTGAGCGGCACCGACTACGCCGATTACTTCGACGGCGCGCAGTTCGTCCATTTCCTGCTCGGCCCCGCGACGGTCGCGCTGGCGCTGCCGCTGTGGGACAATCTCGGACGGGTGCGGCAGGCCGCGCTGCCGATGGCGGCCGCGCTGCTCGCAGGCTCGCTGACGGCCGTGGTCGTGGCATTGGGGGTTGCGGCGCTTTGCGGTTTGCCGCCCGCCACCCTCGCTGCGCTCGCCCCCAAATCCGCGACCGCGCCCGTGGCCATCGGCATCGCCGAGCGGATCGGCGGCGCGCCGACCCTGACCGCCGTTCTGGTCCTCGCCACGGGGATTTTCGGGGCGATCATCGCAACGCCCCTGCTGAACGCCCTGCGGGTGCGCGACTGGCGCGCGCGCGGCTTTGCCACCGGGGTGGCCGCGCATGGCATCGGCACGGCCCGCGCCTTGCAGGTCAACCAGACCGCCGGCGCCTTTGCCGGCATCGGCATGGGCCTGAACGCCGTGATGACCGCGATCCTCGCCCCCTGGGTGCTCTCGCTCTTTTTGTGA
- a CDS encoding CidA/LrgA family protein, which translates to MATSPDPAAPTAGPPRLVLACLVILALQLAGEVVSRGLGLPVPGPVLGMAALLVGFWLAPGLVALVRPVGQSLLANLSLMFVPAGVGIVAHLPLLRDEGPALVLALATSTAAAIGVGALVFVAVARLTGSPATSAGEAHDES; encoded by the coding sequence ATGGCTACGAGCCCCGACCCCGCCGCGCCCACCGCCGGGCCACCGCGTCTGGTGCTGGCCTGCCTCGTCATCCTCGCCCTGCAACTGGCGGGCGAGGTGGTCAGCCGCGGCCTTGGCCTGCCGGTCCCCGGCCCGGTGCTTGGCATGGCCGCATTGCTGGTCGGCTTCTGGCTGGCGCCGGGGCTGGTCGCGCTGGTGCGGCCCGTCGGCCAGTCGTTGCTCGCCAATCTCTCCCTGATGTTCGTACCGGCCGGCGTCGGCATCGTCGCCCACCTGCCGCTGCTGCGGGACGAGGGGCCGGCGCTAGTCCTCGCACTGGCGACCTCGACCGCCGCGGCCATCGGTGTGGGCGCGCTGGTGTTCGTCGCCGTCGCCCGGCTTACCGGTTCGCCCGCTACCTCAGCTGGCGAGGCCCACGATGAATCCTGA
- the polA gene encoding DNA polymerase I, with the protein MSFGKGHHLHLIDGSAFIFRAYHALPPLTRKTDGLPVGAVAGFCNMLWKYIEDSRGNDAPTHAAVVFDHSAKTFRNDLYADYKANRPDPPDDLRPQFPLTRDATRAFNVACLEIKDFEADDIIGALACRAREAGGKVTIISSDKDLMQLVGDGVEMLDPIKNKRIGRDEVFEKFGVYPEKVTDVQALAGDSVDNVPGAPGIGIKTAAQLINEFGDLESLLARADEIKQPKRRQTLIDHADNIRVSKQLVTLDCESAPDLTLESLEVAEPDHKQLLDFLSEMQFRTLANRVAERFRLGPPAIIDAPAAPPAAAEAAPPPVLPPIDPASYVTITDLDALAPWLAAIGQEGAVALDLQLDRLDELQAGLTGVAISPGVGLGAYIPTGHLGGGDGLFADRAADQLSPEAALDALRPMLEDPAIVKIGHDIKRDAKYLARHGIALAPVADVMLMSYAMSAGAQGHGLDELSEGNLGHRRAPLKEVLGSGRNALTFARLAPDVATRPAAEEAEMIWRLWQNFRPRLPAAGVTAVYETLERPLIPVLAAMEREGVSIDPARLNRMSGDFAQKLAGIEDDVFRLAGQRFNIGSPKQLGEILFSQMGMTGGRKSGKTGALSTGADVLEDLAGEGHELPQRVLDWRLISKLKATYTDALQTYVNPDSGRVHTSYQIAGATTGRLASTEPNLQNIPIRTEEGRRIREAFVAPPGKRLISLDYSQIELRLLAHVADIPALKQAFREGIDIHTMTASQMFGVPIDKMDRETRNRAKAINFGVIYGISGFGLARNLKIPRAEAQAFIDTYFERFPEIRAYMDNTVAEAKRNGYVSTMFGRRIHTPGIALNGPAQAGARRQAINAPIQGAAADIIRRAMIRMPDALEGLQARMLLQVHDELVFEAPEAEVDELIARARKVMEGAAEPVVRLSVPLVVEGGAGGSWAEAH; encoded by the coding sequence ATGAGCTTTGGCAAGGGCCACCACCTGCACCTGATCGACGGCTCGGCCTTCATCTTCCGGGCCTATCACGCGCTGCCGCCGTTGACCCGCAAGACCGACGGCCTGCCTGTCGGCGCGGTCGCAGGGTTCTGCAACATGCTCTGGAAATATATCGAGGATTCGCGCGGCAACGATGCCCCGACCCATGCCGCTGTGGTCTTCGATCACTCGGCCAAGACCTTCCGCAACGATCTCTACGCCGACTACAAGGCGAACCGGCCAGACCCGCCGGACGATCTGCGCCCGCAGTTTCCGCTGACCCGCGACGCGACCCGTGCTTTCAACGTGGCATGCCTCGAGATCAAGGATTTCGAGGCCGATGACATCATCGGTGCGCTGGCCTGCCGGGCGCGCGAGGCCGGCGGCAAGGTCACCATCATCAGCAGCGACAAGGACCTGATGCAGCTAGTCGGCGACGGGGTCGAAATGCTGGACCCGATCAAGAACAAGCGCATCGGCCGCGACGAGGTATTCGAGAAGTTTGGCGTCTATCCAGAAAAAGTAACCGACGTTCAGGCGCTTGCGGGCGATTCCGTCGACAACGTGCCGGGTGCGCCAGGGATCGGGATCAAGACCGCCGCGCAACTGATCAACGAGTTCGGCGATCTGGAATCGCTGCTCGCCCGTGCGGACGAAATCAAGCAGCCGAAACGCCGCCAGACGCTGATCGACCATGCCGACAACATCCGCGTCTCGAAGCAACTGGTAACGCTGGATTGCGAAAGCGCCCCCGACCTGACGCTGGAAAGCCTCGAGGTTGCCGAGCCTGACCATAAGCAGTTGCTCGATTTTCTGTCCGAGATGCAGTTTCGCACGCTGGCCAACCGCGTGGCGGAACGCTTTCGCCTTGGACCACCGGCGATCATCGACGCCCCCGCCGCGCCCCCCGCCGCCGCAGAGGCGGCGCCCCCGCCGGTGCTGCCCCCCATCGACCCGGCCAGCTATGTCACCATCACCGATCTGGACGCGCTCGCCCCATGGCTCGCGGCCATCGGGCAGGAAGGGGCTGTGGCGCTGGACCTGCAACTTGACCGGCTTGACGAATTGCAGGCCGGCCTGACCGGCGTCGCCATCTCGCCCGGTGTCGGCCTCGGCGCCTATATCCCGACGGGGCATCTGGGCGGCGGCGACGGGCTGTTCGCCGACCGCGCCGCTGACCAGCTTTCGCCCGAGGCTGCCCTCGATGCGCTGCGGCCGATGCTCGAGGACCCGGCCATCGTGAAGATCGGCCACGATATCAAGCGCGATGCCAAATACCTGGCCCGCCATGGGATCGCGCTCGCCCCGGTCGCCGATGTTATGCTGATGAGCTACGCGATGAGTGCCGGCGCGCAGGGCCACGGGCTGGACGAGTTGTCTGAGGGCAACCTGGGCCATCGCCGCGCGCCTCTGAAAGAGGTGCTGGGCAGTGGTCGCAATGCCCTGACCTTCGCCCGCCTCGCCCCCGACGTCGCCACGCGCCCGGCCGCCGAGGAGGCGGAGATGATCTGGCGGCTGTGGCAGAATTTCCGCCCGCGCCTGCCCGCCGCCGGCGTGACCGCGGTCTACGAGACACTGGAGCGGCCGCTGATCCCGGTGCTGGCCGCGATGGAGCGCGAGGGCGTCAGCATTGATCCGGCGCGGCTGAACCGCATGTCCGGCGACTTTGCCCAGAAGCTGGCGGGGATCGAGGATGACGTGTTCCGCCTCGCCGGGCAGCGGTTCAACATCGGCTCGCCCAAGCAGCTGGGCGAGATCCTGTTCAGCCAGATGGGCATGACGGGGGGCCGCAAGTCGGGCAAGACCGGGGCGCTGTCGACCGGCGCGGACGTGCTTGAGGATCTGGCCGGCGAGGGGCACGAGCTGCCGCAGCGGGTGCTGGACTGGCGGCTGATCAGCAAGCTGAAGGCGACCTATACCGACGCGCTGCAGACCTATGTGAACCCCGACAGCGGCCGGGTGCACACCAGCTATCAGATCGCCGGCGCGACCACTGGCCGCCTCGCCTCGACCGAGCCAAACCTGCAGAATATCCCGATCCGCACCGAGGAGGGCCGCCGCATCCGCGAGGCCTTCGTCGCACCGCCCGGCAAACGACTGATCAGCCTCGACTACAGCCAGATCGAATTGCGGCTGCTGGCCCATGTCGCCGACATCCCGGCGCTGAAGCAGGCGTTCCGCGAGGGGATCGACATCCACACCATGACCGCCAGCCAGATGTTCGGCGTGCCGATCGACAAGATGGACCGCGAGACGCGCAACCGCGCCAAGGCGATCAACTTTGGCGTTATCTACGGCATTTCCGGCTTCGGTCTCGCGCGAAACCTCAAGATTCCGCGGGCCGAGGCGCAGGCCTTCATCGACACCTATTTCGAGCGCTTCCCCGAAATCCGCGCCTACATGGACAACACCGTGGCAGAGGCAAAGCGCAACGGCTACGTCAGCACCATGTTCGGCCGGCGCATCCACACACCCGGCATCGCGCTGAACGGGCCGGCCCAGGCGGGCGCACGGCGGCAGGCGATCAACGCGCCCATCCAGGGCGCCGCTGCCGACATCATCCGCCGCGCCATGATCCGCATGCCCGACGCATTGGAGGGGTTGCAGGCGCGCATGCTGCTGCAGGTCCATGACGAACTGGTGTTCGAGGCGCCCGAGGCGGAGGTCGACGAGTTGATCGCCCGCGCCCGCAAGGTGATGGAGGGCGCGGCCGAGCCTGTGGTCCGCCTGTCCGTCCCTCTGGTGGTCGAGGGTGGGGCCGGCGGCAGTTGGGCCGAAGCGCACTAG
- the radA gene encoding DNA repair protein RadA translates to MARTPSPAFACTACGAVHRKWAGRCDACGAWNTIVEESPIGTGAPKGLGVVKGRAVPLTSLDTTEAPPPRQPSGMDELDRVLGGGLVPGSAILVGGDPGIGKSTLLLQAMAAFARAGASAIYISGEEATAQVRMRAARLGLADAPVRLGAETALRDILTTLETERPTVAVIDSIQTLWSDMVEAAPGSVGQVRASAHELVTFAKSRGVAVILVGHVTKDGQIAGPRVVEHMVDTVLYFEGERGHQFRILRSVKNRFGPAGEIGVFEMTGGGLAEVPNPSALFLSERGQQVAGAAVFAGIEGTRPMLTEIQALVAPSTLASPRRTVVGLDAGRVSTILAVLEARCAIPFTGLDVFLNVAGGMRVTEPAADLAIAAALLSAREDHALPANAVLFGEISLSGALRPVSQAENRLKEARKLGFTQAIVPEAQKLEAAEGMSLLRQPDLTRFVGETLGAG, encoded by the coding sequence ATGGCCCGAACCCCCTCGCCCGCCTTTGCCTGCACCGCCTGCGGCGCCGTCCATCGCAAATGGGCCGGCCGCTGCGACGCCTGCGGGGCGTGGAACACTATCGTCGAGGAGTCCCCGATCGGCACCGGCGCGCCCAAGGGCCTCGGGGTCGTCAAGGGCCGCGCGGTGCCGCTGACCTCGCTGGACACGACCGAGGCCCCGCCGCCCCGCCAGCCCTCCGGCATGGACGAGCTGGACCGCGTTCTGGGCGGCGGTCTGGTGCCGGGCAGCGCCATTCTGGTCGGCGGGGATCCCGGTATCGGCAAGTCCACGCTGCTGCTGCAGGCGATGGCGGCCTTTGCCCGCGCCGGCGCCAGCGCCATCTATATCTCGGGCGAGGAGGCGACGGCGCAGGTCCGGATGCGGGCCGCCCGCCTCGGGCTGGCCGATGCGCCGGTACGGCTGGGGGCGGAAACCGCCCTGCGGGACATTCTGACCACGCTGGAGACCGAGCGCCCGACGGTCGCCGTGATCGATTCGATCCAGACACTTTGGTCCGATATGGTCGAGGCAGCGCCCGGCAGCGTCGGCCAGGTCCGCGCCTCGGCCCATGAATTGGTCACCTTTGCCAAGTCGCGCGGCGTTGCGGTGATCCTGGTCGGTCATGTCACCAAGGACGGTCAGATCGCCGGCCCGCGCGTGGTCGAGCACATGGTCGACACCGTGCTTTATTTCGAGGGTGAGCGCGGCCACCAGTTCCGCATCCTGCGAAGCGTCAAGAACCGCTTTGGCCCGGCCGGAGAGATCGGGGTGTTCGAGATGACCGGGGGCGGCCTCGCCGAGGTGCCCAACCCCTCCGCCCTGTTCCTGTCGGAGCGCGGCCAGCAGGTCGCCGGCGCGGCCGTGTTCGCCGGCATCGAGGGCACCCGCCCCATGCTGACCGAGATCCAGGCCCTCGTGGCGCCCTCGACCCTCGCCTCGCCGCGGCGGACGGTCGTGGGCCTGGACGCGGGCCGGGTCAGCACCATCCTCGCCGTACTTGAGGCGCGCTGCGCCATCCCCTTCACCGGCCTAGACGTTTTTCTGAACGTCGCGGGGGGGATGCGGGTCACTGAACCCGCCGCGGACCTCGCCATCGCCGCTGCCCTGCTGAGCGCGCGCGAGGATCACGCCCTGCCCGCCAATGCCGTGCTGTTCGGCGAAATCAGCCTGTCAGGGGCCTTGCGGCCGGTGTCGCAAGCCGAAAACAGGTTGAAAGAGGCGCGCAAACTTGGTTTCACACAGGCCATCGTCCCCGAGGCGCAAAAGCTCGAGGCGGCCGAAGGGATGTCGCTGCTGCGCCAGCCCGATCTGACGCGCTTTGTCGGAGAGACCCTGGGCGCTGGCTGA
- the purF gene encoding amidophosphoribosyltransferase, which translates to MQAFIADPFDSDSLHEECGVFGVIGVAEAANFVALGLHALQHRGQEAGGIVAHDPETGFNSAHRFGYVRDNFTKASLMETLPGPLAIGHVRYSTAGSKGAVIRDIQPFFGEFAMGGCAIAHNGNLTNAAQLRRELIERGSIFQSGSDSECIIHLMARSIQKNIPERMKDALRRVEGAFSVIAMTRTKLIGVRDPLGVRPLVLGTLGDGAHVLASETCALDIIGASFVREIDPGEMVVISAEGIQSSRPFGPSTGRFCIFEHVYFSRPDSMIGGRSVYETRRQIGVELAREAPVEADLVCPVPDSGTPAAIGYSQESGIPYAMGIIRNQYMGRTFIEPTDQIRDMGVRLKLNVNRALVRGKRVVLVDDSVVRGTTSRKIKDMILEAGAAEVHFRIASPPTAWPCFYGVDTPERSKLLAAQMTPEEMREWIGVDSLKFVSLDGLYRAVGEAQGRNPERPQYCDACFSGEYPIVPSDQMERGFEMKPMPRIAAAE; encoded by the coding sequence ATGCAGGCTTTCATCGCAGATCCATTCGACAGCGACTCGCTCCACGAGGAGTGCGGGGTGTTCGGCGTGATCGGCGTCGCCGAGGCCGCGAACTTTGTCGCCCTCGGCCTGCACGCGCTGCAGCATCGCGGCCAGGAGGCCGGCGGCATCGTCGCCCATGATCCCGAGACCGGGTTCAACAGCGCTCACCGCTTCGGCTATGTGCGCGACAATTTCACCAAAGCTTCGCTGATGGAGACGCTGCCCGGGCCGCTTGCCATCGGCCACGTGCGTTATTCCACTGCAGGCTCGAAAGGCGCAGTGATTCGCGACATCCAGCCCTTCTTTGGCGAATTCGCCATGGGCGGCTGCGCCATTGCCCATAACGGCAACCTGACCAACGCCGCCCAGTTGCGCCGCGAGTTGATCGAGCGGGGCAGCATCTTCCAGTCCGGCAGCGACAGCGAGTGCATCATCCACCTGATGGCGCGCTCGATTCAGAAGAACATCCCCGAGCGGATGAAGGACGCGCTGCGCCGCGTCGAGGGCGCCTTCAGCGTCATCGCCATGACACGCACCAAGCTGATCGGCGTGCGCGACCCGCTGGGCGTGCGCCCGCTGGTGCTTGGCACCCTGGGCGACGGCGCCCATGTGCTTGCGTCGGAGACTTGCGCGCTGGACATCATCGGCGCCAGCTTCGTGCGCGAGATCGATCCGGGCGAGATGGTCGTCATCTCGGCCGAGGGTATCCAGAGTTCGCGGCCCTTCGGCCCCTCGACCGGCCGGTTCTGCATCTTCGAGCATGTCTATTTCTCGCGCCCCGATTCGATGATCGGCGGCCGCTCGGTCTATGAGACGCGGCGCCAGATCGGGGTCGAACTGGCGCGCGAGGCGCCGGTCGAGGCAGACTTGGTATGCCCGGTGCCGGACAGCGGCACCCCTGCGGCCATCGGCTACAGCCAGGAAAGCGGCATCCCCTATGCCATGGGCATCATCCGCAACCAGTATATGGGCCGTACCTTCATCGAGCCAACAGACCAGATCCGCGACATGGGCGTGCGCCTGAAGCTGAACGTGAACCGCGCCCTGGTGCGCGGCAAAAGAGTCGTGCTGGTTGACGATTCCGTCGTGCGCGGCACCACCAGTCGCAAGATCAAGGACATGATCCTCGAGGCCGGCGCGGCCGAGGTTCACTTCCGTATCGCCTCGCCGCCGACCGCCTGGCCCTGTTTTTACGGCGTCGACACGCCCGAACGCAGCAAGCTGTTGGCGGCCCAGATGACGCCCGAGGAAATGCGCGAGTGGATTGGCGTCGACAGCCTCAAGTTCGTCTCGCTGGACGGCCTTTATCGTGCCGTGGGCGAGGCACAAGGCCGCAACCCCGAGCGTCCGCAGTATTGTGATGCCTGTTTCTCCGGCGAGTACCCCATCGTGCCCTCCGACCAGATGGAGCGCGGCTTTGAGATGAAGCCGATGCCGAGGATCGCCGCGGCCGAGTAA
- the ftsY gene encoding signal recognition particle-docking protein FtsY → MSFFTKLKDRLAGSSSKIGAGLDALVGADEPAPGAARPGAAEPQAPAPQPAPQPGLLNRILGREAPAPARPAAPPEPRRELDDAMLEDLEETLIAADMGVDTALRVTANIAAGRMGRRVSASELRGWLAAEVARIMTPVARPLPLYAKKPQVVLVVGVNGSGKTTTIGKLASQFRAAGKTVIIAAGDTFRAAAVEQLQVWGQRAGVPVMTAPEGSDPASLAFDAMVRAEAEGADLLMIDTAGRLQNRADLMEELAKIVRVIRKRDPSAPHNTLLVLDATTGQNAVSQVETFRKLADVSGLVMTKLDGTARGGVLVALADKFGLPIHAIGVGEQIDDLDAFDADDFARALVGA, encoded by the coding sequence ATGTCGTTCTTCACCAAGCTGAAAGACCGCCTCGCCGGCTCATCCTCCAAAATCGGGGCCGGTCTCGACGCGCTTGTGGGCGCGGACGAGCCGGCGCCCGGCGCCGCGCGGCCCGGGGCTGCCGAGCCGCAGGCCCCGGCCCCGCAACCCGCGCCGCAGCCCGGCCTGCTGAACCGCATCCTTGGCCGCGAGGCGCCAGCCCCGGCCCGGCCCGCCGCCCCGCCCGAGCCGCGGCGCGAGCTTGACGATGCCATGCTCGAGGATCTGGAGGAAACGCTGATCGCGGCCGACATGGGCGTCGACACGGCGCTGCGCGTCACCGCCAATATCGCCGCCGGGCGCATGGGCCGCCGCGTCTCGGCCAGCGAGTTGCGCGGATGGCTGGCGGCCGAGGTGGCGCGGATCATGACGCCGGTTGCCCGGCCGCTGCCGCTTTATGCGAAAAAGCCGCAGGTGGTGCTGGTCGTCGGTGTGAACGGCAGCGGCAAGACTACAACCATCGGCAAGCTCGCCAGCCAGTTCCGCGCGGCCGGCAAGACGGTGATCATCGCCGCCGGCGACACCTTTCGCGCCGCTGCCGTCGAGCAGCTCCAGGTCTGGGGCCAGCGCGCCGGGGTGCCGGTGATGACCGCGCCCGAAGGCTCGGACCCCGCCTCGCTGGCCTTTGACGCCATGGTCCGTGCCGAGGCCGAGGGTGCCGATCTGCTGATGATCGACACGGCGGGCCGGCTGCAGAACCGTGCCGACCTGATGGAGGAGCTGGCCAAGATCGTTCGCGTCATCCGCAAGCGGGACCCCTCGGCGCCGCACAACACCCTGCTGGTGCTGGATGCCACGACCGGCCAGAACGCGGTGAGCCAGGTCGAGACCTTCCGCAAGCTGGCCGACGTGTCGGGACTGGTGATGACCAAGCTGGACGGCACGGCGCGCGGCGGCGTACTGGTTGCGCTGGCCGACAAATTCGGCCTGCCGATCCACGCCATTGGTGTGGGCGAGCAGATCGATGATCTGGATGCCTTCGACGCCGATGACTTCGCGCGGGCTCTGGTCGGGGCATAA